The sequence GAGgtattcaataaataaaagctgcactTAATTTCACTGAACAGAATGAATCTAGTTTATCTACACAGCATAAAAGTACATGCATAAAGTTAGGTCTATAGTAATTGCAACATGAAGATattctgaaaatgttaatgacTTACTCACGAACACCTCTCATCCCCTAAGTCTGCTTTACACTATAGAACTTGAGTTACAATCTACAGACCTTGTTCTGTCTAACAttatacatacaacacatagtCTTCAAAATcccaattataacaacctgtcatgtttgtcctttgtaatgtatgatgtttattgcacGTGTgtttctttctatctctctctttcatctctcttcccccccttcacccagccgactatcagcaggatagttccCCCTTGTGAcccgggtcctgctcaaggtttcttcctgttaaaagggagtttttccttgccactgtctgcttgctcgtGGGTTCAGGCTCtaggtctctgtaaagcatctagaaacacttttgattgtataaggtgctatataaataaaaattgaaatcaAATTGAACTGAACATTAGGCTAgagttattttatcttttaatgtTATCAGCTAATTCCCTGAATAgttcaaaaataacatttcccTTTCCCCATTTCCCTTCCCAAGTATTGCATGTGTAGCCAAACATCATTTGTCTTTCCATGCCATTAAACTTAACGGTCGAAACCAACTGATGAGTTCAAATGAGGAATATTGGTGATAAACACCAGgtgaatatttttgttcagtgaaTGCAAGTTTAACTCAGAAAAGTAGCTAGAAGAATAGAATAATTCTCATGCAGCTAAGTGGCTGCAGGTGGCAGAGCAAATGTCGTTCCCTTAGCAGGCTTATGTCCTTTCATCAGCATGTGAATTTTAATCTGAACTGCATCCGCTTTAACTTCAATAACGATTGCTGCCCATTTACTTGTCAGTGGTTATTATTTACACAATCCTAACAGCATAAACATTTTACCAACACATTTACCCTTAATGATTTCAATGAATTTCTcgaaaaaaaatcattcaatcTGAAAGCGTCTTCTGTTCATTGTGTATGAACTCGTAGCTCCTTATTGAAGTGAGGCTATATGATGTTAACACTGAGTAAGTTAATGGAAGCTACTACATACTACATACTGCATGTTTTATGGCAGAGTAGAGTTTGTAATCATGTAGAGTCTTGCATGAATGGTTTGTACAGAGGGCTATTAAGAGCAAGCAGGAGTTTAATAATGCAAGCAGCATTCAGCATTTTATTAAAGTGAAAGgcatttgttttgtgtacatttttcaaaCTCTTACAAAAGCCTTGGACTGACATATTAGACATACTGGTGACCATGTGTTGTGATTATATATCAACATGAACAAAATTAAACCTGAATAAACAACAAGTTTTTGAATTCAGCTTCTTCTTGTTGGAAAATgagtaaataatttaaaagcaTAGTTTAggtttttgatttattgttattattattattattattattattactttcacctctctgtctcatttttgCTCTATACAACTTGCAGCACTTATGTATTTCCTTGTGTCTTCTGTATTTGCATGTTTCTTTTGCTGCAGTATATTGAGATCACAGTCACCTGACAACAGTTTATGAATGTGAAAGGTGAAAAATAcatattacatacatttttttttttttatttttttttgtgaaggaAAACCTTGAATGTAAATTTCTGAAATGTGACCAGAAAAAAATCTCAccagaaaatatgaaacataacACAGGAgtgtgctttcagttttttaatTGACAAGTAATCAAGTGATCTTTTAACAGATACTAAAAGAAAGATAACAATTCAATGCgaaagtttttttgttgttgtttttcttgaattGTGCTGaaagtttaatatttttggAAATTATTGATTGAGCCTTCAGATAATGTGAAGTACTATACGCAATTATCCACAAACTGTCATTACATGATATGGCCTATTCTTAGAAAATCCaaactaaaaaaacaataaaggaaaaaaagaatgctgaacaaatataataaatatatgcaagttgacaataaaattaaataaaatgaaaagacataaacaaaaagTTATATAGTGAATATTGGTCATAAACAATTAACTAAAACATGTACATCATTAGTTTATATTGCTATCTTGCCATCaggtgtttctttgtgtttttctcaggtCTCAAAAGaatgatgaaacactttggGGCAAAAATGCAGAGCAGTAAACCATAGCTGGAAGCCAGGATAGCAAAGATTTCCACAGCAACAACATACTTCCCAGGAGAGCTAACATAAGCAGGAACAAAGGCCACCCAGACAGCACAGAATATCAGCATGCTGAAGGTGATCAGTTTGGCCTCATTGAAGTTGTCTGGGAGTTTCCGTGCAAGAAAGGCCAAGAGGAGGCAGGTGCAGGCCAGCAGGCCAGCAGGCCAATGTAGCCCAGAACCAGAGAGAAGCCCACCACAGAGGCCATGGCACACTCCagggtgacctttgacccttgGAAACCCAGATCACGTCGAGGCACCGGAGGACTGAGGGACAACCATGTGGCACAGATGATgacctgaatgaaaacagaatttgcttaaattcatttaaagcacataaaacttaatttaaaactaaattttaaaaaagcacctCTGAAGTACCTGTATGCAAGTGAGAAGGCAaacacttcctctctgttgGCCTGGACCAAACCACCTAATCAAGGCTCCAGCACCAGGCCGAGCTGAGCGGAAAGCTGCCAGAACAACTATGGTCTTGACTTTAAGGcaggaaacacaaagcacaaagctgaTCCCAAAAGCTGCCTGCTGGAACCGGCAGGACCAGACTGATGGACGACCAATGAACACCAGTGAGCACAGGAAGCACAGCTTCAACGACAGAAGAAGCAGGAAGCTCAATTCTGAATTGTTGGCTTTCACCTGGAAGTGAATCAGATTAGAAGATACAGATGGGACAACACACAAAACCTTTTCCTCATCAActgaacaaaagacaaaaatatcaaatgcatGCAACAAACTCTGGATTAGGTTCTTACCATAGGTGTCTGACGATAATGaataaacaccacaaacacagctgttgtcacagcagcacctgACACAGCTACTGCAGTCAGAGTGATGCCCAAAGTTTCATTAAAGGAAAGGAAATCCAGCTGACGAGGGACGCAgacagtttgttcagcattGGACCAGAACTCAGGAGGACAACGCTCACAGTGAAGAGaacctgagagagaaagacacacaaaagagGGAATTAGGAAACTtagatgagaaaaataaaaaagaataacgATGGAGCTGAAAGCATTACATAAGCTGCATATTGGAAGGTTGTGCATTTGTTATTGGGGTGGTAGACTGGATGAAATCTATATGGGAAGATCTTATGTAGTCATTTCCTCACCAGTTTTATTACTAATCTCCCCTTCAGCACATGGGATacagtcaaagcagcagagaggttCTCCTTTCCTGCTGGCCTTCCGGGTGCCTGGGGGGcagctctcactgcacactgaaacaGGCACCTATCAACAAGTAAAATCATAATTTACATAATATAAATCACAGTGAATGTTTAATTCAGTACACATTTTTTGCATCGTCCTGAATCCAgattctttctttatttgacTACCTGATGGGATCCTGTGCTCCACTGAATCGCTGACTCATTAAGGTGAATGTCAAATCCATCTACACGACCAATCAATACAAGCTTGAGTGAGCCCTCAGGGGTTTTCTGCCAGTTGACAAGGTCATACTTTGCAGGAATATCAGCTCCTTGGAAATATAACATTTCACCTTGTGGTGTGGTGAAATTCAAGTTGTTCAAGTGCTGCAACAGCTGAAAGCATCAGATATTGAAAGAGTAAACCTTTTAGTTGTAAGTGCTGGTACGTTTGTTTTATGTGACAAACACAACTGCTTTATGTTCCCATTACAAATAAATCTACAGATTTACAAACGAGCACAGTTTGTGAAAATGCCTGTCATTTAAGGGCTGAAATATGCATAATCATGTTTACCTCTATGGGTCTGATGTGTTTGGGAGAGGAACAAGTGAAGCTGTTGTTTCCAGGAGGCCTGTCTCCATCAGGGCAGGAGAGAAGGCTGTGAAGGGCGTGGGCTGCAGCATAAACAGCAAGGTAGACATTATATGTCACCCTCAGCTGAGAGGTGTCAGTAAACAGATTGTGTACTCTCTCCAGAGACTCTGTCCCATTGCAGGGTGGAAGAGAAGCACTTGATGAAAGTGGTGTGGCCCCGGGACGACAACCAAACTCTTTTTCCCAGAATTCTTTTAAAAACTCATCATTAGGACGATGAGTTGGGTTCAAAGTTCTGAGATAATTTTCAAATCCAGGTATAGGTGAACTTCTAATGGCCACACCCAGAACACCACTTGCCACTTTAGACGTGACAACATCTTGGAGAAGGTTACCACTGGTGCTCCAAGCCTCACTGGCCAGaaactgtctgtcagtcacctattgacaacaaaataattaacGGTCTTTTAAAAAAGCGATTGTTATGTTTCTATTATGAGatcagttctgtttttatttacagactCACTGCACCACTGAACTGTTTTGCTCACATTTATCTTGGCCAGCTGCAGGAACAGTTCCCTCACATCAGTGTACCATGTAAAGATGAGAATCACTCTTGCTGTGGAGGCCTGAATTGTGAGTGCTGCACGTCTGGCATCACTCACAATCTCTTCCCTTTGGAGAGTCTCTACAAATGCCAGACACAACCCTTTTCCCTGAGTCTCCTCCTGAAATATCTGACATATACAGttgaaaggagaagaaagattCAACGATTTAAATGTATTCTCGTGGTGTAtatgtgaacatgtttttacagataatttcaaaatgttataaataaaaatacacctTTACTGCCATATGGCCATAATCATTGTTTGCTACCACTGCCCCAATCCAATTCCAACTGAAGTGAATAGCAAGCTGGGCAATGGCTCGGACTTGGTAAATGTCACTCGGGATGGTCCTGAAGAAGTTAGGAAATTGGCGCCGGTCACTTAGACAGGGGCAGCTTGACAGATAGCTAATCTGAAAGATTATAAGACAGTCGAATCATcagttatttacatttaaatatccATCTTTTCCTCTTAGACTTTTTGTCTTCATCctcaaaagtttattttgtttatttattttttttctgtcgtGAGATTAAACTTTTCACTGCACATCTCGTTCAACCTTTCACTAAAAGATATTGGGTTAAAAGATGGCACCTGGTCTCTGACAATACTGTGAAGATAGCTAATGTGGAgtgttcaaaacaaaactcactAAAGGTATGGAGAGTGGCCCCAAGATCCTAGAGAGTATCTGGCCAGTTATGGATGAAGCTCCACCGATGATCAAGGGAACACCTAATGACAAGTTCAAAgattttttgtcacattaaaaaaaaacgtgtACAGAACAAAAGCTGTTTGATTCTATGTTGAATACAGATTTACACTTGTTTTGCTGTCATCTTTTCAGTTGGTTATGCTATGACAGAGtgagatatacacacacacaatcaactACCTTTCCTTTCGCCGATTCCTTCTCCGTACCCAGTAGAATAATCCGCAGTGTCTGTCGACTGAcagctggtgctggtgctgtcTCCTCCAACCAGTGACAGTGCTGCCTGGAGAGCCCATGGAGGTCTGCCACAGCTATCAAAAATATTGCACCCCAGCGTCACACCCGGTAGCAGTGTAGTGCTATTATTGATTTCTTCCACTGCAAACACCATAGCATGTATGTACTGCAATGGAACATGTTCTAAACTGAGACCACAGGCAAGAGGAGAGAAATACGAGTCAGAATCTGTGATCGATTCCGCGAAGCCATGAGTTCAAATGTATGTATTGACTATTtttgtaatatatataaaaaaataaaagatgaataaaaaaataagatgctAATTGCTCACATAATTGCTCAATTACAGTTAATAGCACACATCAGAGTTTTACCCAGTGCAAGGATTGTAGTGTGGCAGCTGAGTAAAGTGATGGTCTATAGCTGGGGTTTGGTAATGTAGACTAAAGAGCCCACCGATAATGACATCTCCATCATGGAAAAGACCGGGGTTGCTAGTTTTACCCCACCGAGAACAAGTCACTGTCTGAACCACCTGCAACCCCCCCCTGAGGCCCAGCTGTCTGCCAACAAGTCCCACCAGAAGCAGGGatggagctgaggaggagaccAGAGTGAAGAGCCAGGAGAAGAAAGACATGGATACAGCTGTTCTGGACACTTTGAATAGGTGTAGTATACTCAGTAAGGCTCATAGGCAGTATATTCAGAATCGACAAACAGTTCTTgcaaagaaaaagtcaaatcaGATTAAATCTTTCCCACTGCGGTTGGAAAACGCTGATTTTCACCAAAAGACATCCACCTGTAGAGATAAAACAAGTTGAAGATCAAAACGTATATTTTCAAATAGCAGATAGAACCAGATGCAACACTGGCCAGCGACTATCTAAACTGGAATGCAGCCCCTTCTCCTCTAAACAGCCCAGCTGTTGATCTGGGTATTTATAATTGATGTAAAGAAACACAatggcacatgcacacaacccAAAATCACCCCTCTCAAgagtgactgaaaaaaaaaaacatgactgcaaATGATTGTTGTTTGTGTAGGTAGGTAGTAAAAGTGGAGAGTGGAAGGTATGTGTAAGTACACAccattgtattattttattatttatttcacattgcCATTAGAACCACTGACTGAAATCTGTACAGAGAATCCagctaataaaaacataacacacaatCATACAATTGTATATTAAAGATTTTCAACTCTTTTTTGTTCAACGTTTGTTCTTATGACTTTCAACAATGAGTTTTCTTTATTGTCCAGTATGGGAAAAGCTggacaataaaaacaagttcACCAATAACATTAAGCAGTAGAATaagcatacatttttaaagaagcagctttattgatttattgattgattgattgattgattgttcgGCCTTCCCTGTGGGTGTTCAACCTTTTCTCTTTACTTGATGTTCTCAAAAATGGCAATTCTTTAAATTAGAGctttatttcaaaacataaaatcacGCAGCAGGGTCTCCTAATGGTTGCGTGTGTCTAACTAATTTGAAACAGCACATACAGTTATaaggaaaacataatgaaaaccaGTGAGGTTTGCTCTTAACATAATGAGAAAATGCAAtaatttaaaattacaaaaatgtctATACAGAACTTATCAGTGAAATATTCACTGACAACCCATTTCACGTGTATTTCTGAAACttacacaggaaaaacacattgCTTCCCCAACCTTAACCTTAACCAAACTGCTTTTGgaacctaaacctaaccacagaCTGAAGTCTGGACTGAAtctgaaatttcagtttttggtgTTGGAGTCCTGTACTTTGTACGTCCACCATCCAACCCAACTATCTCCAAATCTTGTGCAATACATAAAACTATTGTTAgattcagtaaaataaatgttatctgAGAACATAACTGTCACAGCGtggtgaggtcttgtcttgttttgggtttatgtctcgtcatttcctgttttattttgaagagtaactctcctcttgtttcaggtcacttgcccttcctcctGTGTcaccagtctgattgtcttccctgattgtgtccacctgtttcccattacatccatgtgttcaaatagtctgcgtttcccttgtcttatGCcggtgtgttttgtctgtgtgcgttCACCCCAGCGTTGCCTTTTCCGCTTTCCTGTTTTTGCCTCTGTAACACAATGATTTTTTGTTGAAAGTTTCTTGGTTCAGGTTTTTGCCATAGTGTAGCGTTAGGATTagtcttttgttttccctctgatggAGTGGTTTTTTTGTTACCTTGTTAATTGTGTTAGCTGATAGTTTATCCTCTTTATaagagagatttttttgttctttgcagTTTTCCCCTGTctttagtttttagtttgtttgttttttgtcctccTTGAGTGACCCTTATCAGAGACAGttgattatttcatttgtaattttcttaGCCCTTTTGGTTTCTTCTCTGTGGAGATTAATAAATTTCATAGCCGTGCATCTCTGGTTAGAGAAGACGTGCCTCAGAAAATTTTCATagtccttttgttttgtcactctGCCTAGAGGTATTTACCTGCTGCTGTATTTTAATAAAGTCTGCTGAAATAACCTCCTGCTCTGCGTCTCAGTCCTGCCTGAGCCTGAACCTGACAATAACAGGCTGCGATGACATTTGCCTTATAAACTTATGTGCTGTTGCATATTAGGTAAGCATAAATAAAGTTTCAAGGAGACAGGGTTGAGTTCAGGGATTCGTGGTGCAGCCGACGAGCACTTGcatcagaaagaaagaacaaaatacaCTGGAACTGacttttattcatgtttattaatgttgtcatttttctttgttgtacaAGGTTTGTTACATTAGTAGTAGCTGTAAACATTCAAGTAAAATGAGGGAACATTTTCAATTGTTATTAGtggaaaaatatacaaaatgcatctgtttctgtttttcagttgtctGAACAAACCTGATATTGTGTAGTAACAAATGACTGACAGTAGTTAGGACAAATCAGTAGAAATTAATAACTCTGACATTTCAGAAAGGGTAGATTAGTGTTTTTTTACGACAGTGTATTATGTGAATAACTGATAATGATGCAATCATTTAATGAACTGACCTACAGTGgcttttttattcatttctttctctttctaaatCACAGCACGcattgttaaatgtttttgctATCTACCCATCAGGTGTTTCTTAGTATTTTTCTCAGGCCTCAAAAGaatgatgaaacactttggTGCAAAGACGCAGAGCAGTAAACCATAGCTGGAAGCCAGGATAGCAAAAATCTCTACAGCAACTGCATACTTCCCAGGAGAGCTAACGTAAGCAGGAACAAAGGCCACCCAGACAGCACAGAATATCAGCATGCTGAAGGTGATCAGCTTGGCCTCATTGAAGTTGTCTGGGAGTTTCCGTGCAAGAAAAGCTAAGAGTAGACTGGTGCAAGCCAGCAGGCCAATGTAGCCCAGAACCAGAGAGAAGCCCACCACAGAGGCCATGGCACACTCCAGGGTGACCTGTAACCCTGGGATATCCAAGTCAGCTTGGGGCATTGGAGGGCTCAGGGATAGCCAAATAATACAGATGATAACCTTGATGAAAAAAGACATTGGAATATTATAATTTCAAGTTAATATTGGAAGTAAAATTCTTTAATGATGTAATAACTATAATAAACAATATGGGAATTTTATTATCAAAAAAGTTCATATGCATATAACTCTGACTTACCTGTATGCAGGTAAAAATGCAaacacttcctctctgttgGCCTGGACCAAACCACTTCATCAAGGCTCCAGCACCAGGCCGAGCTGAGCGGAAAGCTGCCAGAACAACTATGGTCTTGACTTTAAGGcaggaaacacaaagcacaaagctgaTCCCAAAAGCTGCCTGCTGGAACCGGCAGGACCAGACTGATGGACGACCAATGAACACCAGTGAGCACAGGAAGCACAGCTTCAACGACAGAAGAAGCAGGAAGCTCAATTCTGAATTGTTGGCTTTCACCTGGAAGTGAATCAGATTAGAAGATACAGATGGGACAACACACAAAACCTTTTCCTCATCAActgaacaaaagacaaaaatatcaaatgcatGCAACAAACTCTGGATTAGGTTCTTACCATAGGTGTCTGACGATAATGaataaacaccacaaacacagctgttgtCACAACAGCACCTGACACAGCTACTGCAGTCAGAGTGATGCCCAAAGTTTCATTGAAGGAAAGGAAATCCAGCTGACGAGGGACGCAgacagtttgttcagcattGGACCAGAACTCAGGGGGACAACGCTCACAGTGAAGAGaacctgagagagaaagacacacaaaagagGGAATTAGGAAACTTggatgagaaaaataaaaaagaataacgATGGAGCTGAAAGCATTACATAAGCTGCATATTGGAAGGTTGTGCATTTGTTATTGGGGTGGTAGACTGGATGAAATCTATATGGGAAGATCTTATGTAGTCATTTCCTCACCAGTTTTATTACTAATCTCCCCTTCAGCACATGGGATacagtcaaagcagcagagaggttCTCCTTTCCTGCTGGCCTTCCGGGTGCCTGGGGGGCAGCTCTCACTGCATACTGAAACAGGCACCTATAAACAAGTAAAATCATAATTTACATAATATAAATCACAGTGAATGTTTAATTCAGTACACATTTTTTGCATCGTCCTGAATCAAgattctttctttatttgacTACCTGATGGGATCCTGTGCTCCACTGAATTGCTGACTCATTAAGGTGAATGTCAAATCCATCTACACGACCAATCAATACAAGCTTGAGTGAGCCCTCAGGGGTTTTCTGCCAGTTGACAAGGTCATACTTTGCAGGAATATCAGCTCCTTGGAAATATAACATTTCACCTTGTGGTGTGGTGAAATTCAAGTTGTTCAAGTGCTGCAACAGCTGAAAGCATCAGATATTGAAAGAGTAAACCTTTTAGTTGTAAGTGCTGGTACGTTTGTTTTATGTGACAAACACAACTGCTTTGTGTTCCCATTACATATAAATCTACAGATTTACAAACGAGCGCAGTTTGTGAAAATGCCTGTCATTTAAGGGCTGAAATATGCATAATCATGTTTACCTCTATGGGTCTGATGTGTTTGGGAGAGGAACAAGTGAAGCTGTTGTTTCCAGGAGGCCTGTCTCCATCAGGGCAGGAGAGAAGGCTGTGAAGGGCGTGGGCTGCAGCATAAACAGCAAGGTAGACATTATATGTCACCCTCAGCTGAGAGGTGTCAGTAAACAGATTGTGTACTCTCTCCAGAGACTCTGTCCCATTGCAGGGTGGAAGAGAAGCACTTGATGAAAGTGGTGCGGCCCCGGGACGACAACCAAACTCTTTTTCCCAGAATTCTTTTAAAAACTCATCATTAGGATGATGAGTTGGGTTCAAAGTTCTGAGATAATTTTCAAATCCAGGTATAGGTGAACTTCTAATGGCCACACCCAGAACACCACTTGCCACTTTAGAAGTGACAACATCTTGGAGAAGGTTACCACTGGTGCTCCAAGCCTCACTGGCCAGaaactgtctgtcagtcacctagtgacaacaaaataattaacGGTCTTTTAAAAAAGCGATTGTTATGTTTCTATTATGAGATCAGTTCTGTTATTATTTACAGACTCACTGCACCACTGAACTGTTTTGCTCACATTTATCTTGGCCAGCTGCAGGAACAGTTCCCTCACATCAGTGTACCATGTAAAGATGAGAATCACTCTTGCTGTGGAGGCCTGAATTGTGAGTGCTGCACGTCTGGCATCACTCACAATCTCTTCCCTTTGGAGAGTCTCCACAAATGCCAGACACAACCCTTTTCCCTGAGTCTCCTCCTGAAATATCTGACATATACAGTTGAAAGGAGCAAACTGATTagacaaatataaatacaaatattcaGATATACTATCGCATTAATGCCATAATATTTTTACTACAAGATATATAACAGATAGATACACCTTCACTGCCATATGGCCATAATCATTGTTTGCTACCACTGCTCCCACCCAAGTCCAGTTGAAGCGCATGGCAAGCTGGGCAATGGCTCGGGCTTGGTAAATATCACTGGGCATGGTTCTGAAGAAGGTCGGAAATTGGCGCCTGTCACTTAGACAGGGGCAGCTAGAAGTGTAGCTCATCtaagacaaaaaacatgcataatCTATTCACATGCAGAAATGTCCTAAAAATTGTTGTTGTAGATCATATATAGTGCTTCACTAAATCAAATTTGAACATTATGGGTTTTCATATTCACACATTCGTGAATTTTAACTGAACTCACTAAAGGTATGGAGAGGGGTCCCAGAATTCTGCAGAGTATCATGGCTGCTATAGATGAGGCACCACCAATGATCAAAGGA comes from Scatophagus argus isolate fScaArg1 chromosome 5, fScaArg1.pri, whole genome shotgun sequence and encodes:
- the LOC124059210 gene encoding extracellular calcium-sensing receptor-like, whose protein sequence is MSLFFGLFPLWSSSTTSLFLVGLVGRELGLRVGLQVVQTVTCSRWGTPSNQGLYQDGDVVIGGLFSLHYQPPFTGQDFTQLPHYKPCTGLENLPLQYIYAMVFALEEINHSATLLPGVKLGYHIRDSCALHPWAMQAALSLVGGDSTSCDSEAPPDYSVGYGEGIGERRGYQAVPLIIGGASSIAAMILCRILGPLSIPLMSYTSSCPCLSDRRQFPTFFRTMPSDIYQARAIAQLAMRFNWTWVGAVVANNDYGHMAVKIFQEETQGKGLCLAFVETLQREEIVSDARRAALTIQASTARVILIFTWYTDVRELFLQLAKINVTDRQFLASEAWSTSGNLLQDVVTSKVASGVLGVAIRSSPIPGFENYLRTLNPTHHPNDEFLKEFWEKEFGCRPGAAPLSSSASLPPCNGTESLERVHNLFTDTSQLRVTYNVYLAVYAAAHALHSLLSCPDGDRPPGNNSFTCSSPKHIRPIELLQHLNNLNFTTPQGEMLYFQGADIPAKYDLVNWQKTPEGSLKLVLIGRVDGFDIHLNESAIQWSTGSHQVPVSVCSESCPPGTRKASRKGEPLCCFDCIPCAEGEISNKTGSLHCERCPPEFWSNAEQTVCVPRQLDFLSFNETLGITLTAVAVSGAVVTTAVFVVFIHYRQTPMVKANNSELSFLLLLSLKLCFLCSLVFIGRPSVWSCRFQQAAFGISFVLCVSCLKVKTIVVLAAFRSARPGAGALMKWFGPGQQRGSVCIFTCIQVIICIIWLSLSPPMPQADLDIPGLQVTLECAMASVVGFSLVLGYIGLLACTSLLLAFLARKLPDNFNEAKLITFSMLIFCAVWVAFVPAYVSSPGKYAVAVEIFAILASSYGLLLCVFAPKCFIILLRPEKNTKKHLMGR